From Mytilus galloprovincialis chromosome 9, xbMytGall1.hap1.1, whole genome shotgun sequence, the proteins below share one genomic window:
- the LOC143044936 gene encoding transmembrane protein 104-like: MVLYLYGDLCLICIHLLFISVGIFLFYLCMVLYLYGDLAIYAAAVPKSLRDVICTYTLPSNVSCNRTLGERDICWNSHGTSRLQAYRIMVAVFIVCLGPFTFFNVQKTKYLQIFTTITRWLAFILMIVLAAIRLEKGQGTGHPVVADFSGIPNLFGVCIYSFMCHHSLPSLITPIRNKKGLYGLIFSDFTLILGFYALISFTGIYSFSHLKDLYTLNFLPDDCDPSRSVTNVKFFEYFLALFPVFTLSTNFPIISVTLRNNLKTMFYNEERPYSWFVDKIVFPVAAITPPVIVAIITNEVEFLVGITGSYAGAGIQYVIPAILVYCARKEVTNFSPGHVNPLKSPFKHVAWVIFVLIWACICIIFVTVNHIINKK; encoded by the exons ATGGTGCTGTATTTATATGGAGATCTGTGTTTGATATgtatacatttattatttatttcagttggtatatttcttttttatctatGTATGGTGCTGTATTTATATGGTGATCTGGCTATTTATGCTGCAGCAGTTCCTAAATCTCTCAGGGATGTTATATG TACATACACGTTACCATCTAATGTATCCTGTAACCGTACATTAGGAGAACGTGATATATGTTGGAATAGTCATGGTACTTCACGACTACAAGCTTACAGAATTATGGTG gcTGTGTTTATAGTGTGCTTAGGACCATTTACATTCTTTAATGTACAGAAAACAAAATACTTACAGATATTTACTACCATTACTAGGTGGCTAG ctTTTATACTTATGATTGTCTTAGCAGCCATCAGATTAGAGAAAGGCCAAGGCACAGGTCATCCAGTAGTTGCAGACTTTTCTGGAATACCAAATCTATTTGGTGTTTGTATTTATTCATTCATGTGTCACCACTCTCTTCCATCTTTAATTACACCAATCAGAAACAAGAAAGGATTATACGGGTTAATATTTAGCGATTTTACCCTCATATTAGGGTTTTATGCGCTTATATCATTTACAGGAATATATTCTTTCAGTCATTTAAAGGACCTATATACATTGAACTTTCTACCAGATGACTGTGATCCTTCAAGGTCAGTGACAAATGTCAAATTCTTTGAGTATTTTTTGGCATTATTTCCAGTTTTCACGCTAAGCACGAATTTTCCAATTATTTCCGTAACTTTAAGAAACAACCTAAAAACAATGTTTTACAATGAGGAGAGACCATATTCTTGGTTTGTGGACAAAATTGTTTTTCCAGTAGCTGCTATTACACCTCCAGTTATAGTTGCAATAATTACCAACGAGGTGGAGTTTTTAGTCGGCATAACAGGATCTTATGCTGGAGCAGGGATCCAGTATGTCATTCCTGCAATTCTTGTATACTGTGCGAGAAAAGAAGTGACAAATTTTTCTCCAGGACATGTTAATCCTCTAAAGTCACCCTTTAAACATGTTGCCTGGGTTATTTTTGTCCTTATATGGGCATGTATATGCATTATATTTGTAACAGTAAATCatataattaacaaaaaatga